Proteins encoded within one genomic window of Leptospira stimsonii:
- a CDS encoding efflux RND transporter permease subunit — translation MKSLVEYFLSKSIFVNLLTFLIILIGGFTAVRMNREAFPNINFDIVSVVTVFPGASPSEIEKLVTKPLEEAIKEVDGIKEFRSASIENRSGIVITLDPDAKDTQKVVDDIKSSIDRVEDLPEEAEDPLVTEVTTSRQPVIEIDISLKSEDPSVEAEKRLKAQAKVVEQALEDIPGVARISKRGWRETEMQVDINPSAMFSHYLTSQDVIFALKNRNINFPGGNIAGNQKEVILRTIGEFDSPREISGVHIRSNEIGNSIRIDNVATVTEGLKEAEYLDKVNGRKTIAMTVIKREKADAILVVDEAKKVIEEFRKNSNGEFEYAFVNDLSKYIRRRLGVLLSNAAGGLILVTASLFLFLGWRVALMTALGIPVSFGATFVIMNYLGLTLNLISMFGLIIVVGILVDDAIIICENVYRYMEEGMPAYEAALKGTAEVIDPVTATVTTTVAAFAPMLFMTGIFGKFIYSIPLVVIIALLASLSEAFFILPSHLYDINKNQFHSGQIKEESGWFYKLKVNYYLPLLKFALKHRLQIFVYLFAMLIGSFALFAVAGKFKLFPGSVDVFQIKLTGQTGLSLQETERFANVLEKELAKLSKEEVENYVTRVGIIQKDPNDPFTKRGKHYGQILVYLTPEENRKRNTDEIISEVREKTIWLLNQKSIQILEETRKKEAEKKKFEYKPFDLNSFPAELARFKGQLLALDFEKISGGPPVGKPVAIEIRGDDYETLIRIGEEYKGVMAKVPGVTDIGDDFNEGKDEVRIKVSESLASTAGVSVFKVAQAINTAFQGTVATKIKRADEEVEVKVRFPEEVRKSIGSLNNIFVSNQIGKLIPVSKLITYVREPGFANINHLDGKRLLTVTANLDESKTDTRRANAEIARLAKGIIEKYPGYRMRFGGENKDTEESLASLGRAFLVAFIIIFMILASLFRSLIQPVIVVSSIPFSLIGVILAFVLHGEYFGFLAFLGIVGLAGVVVNDSIVLVDFANQLRMEKPGEDIDSILVETGLLRLRPVVLTTVTTVLGLLPTAYGIGGRDPFLVPMALAFGWGLAFSSFLTLVAVPVLYKTVFNAQQRVNRFFGKA, via the coding sequence ATGAAATCCCTTGTTGAGTATTTCCTTTCTAAAAGCATCTTTGTAAATCTTCTCACCTTTTTAATCATCCTGATCGGCGGTTTTACCGCAGTAAGAATGAACCGAGAAGCCTTCCCTAATATCAACTTCGATATCGTGAGCGTGGTCACCGTTTTCCCGGGCGCCTCTCCGTCCGAAATCGAGAAGTTGGTTACAAAACCTCTGGAGGAAGCGATTAAGGAAGTCGACGGAATCAAAGAATTCCGTTCCGCTTCGATTGAAAATCGTTCCGGAATCGTCATCACCTTGGATCCGGACGCCAAAGATACGCAGAAGGTCGTCGATGATATCAAATCTTCCATCGACCGAGTGGAAGATCTTCCAGAAGAAGCCGAAGATCCTCTGGTCACGGAAGTCACTACTTCCAGACAGCCGGTGATCGAAATCGATATCAGTTTGAAATCGGAGGACCCGAGCGTAGAGGCGGAAAAACGACTCAAGGCTCAGGCAAAAGTAGTGGAACAGGCGCTCGAGGATATCCCGGGTGTCGCGAGAATTTCCAAAAGAGGCTGGAGAGAAACCGAGATGCAGGTGGACATCAATCCTTCCGCGATGTTCTCCCATTATCTCACAAGTCAGGACGTGATTTTTGCATTAAAGAATCGTAATATTAATTTTCCCGGCGGAAATATAGCCGGAAATCAAAAAGAGGTCATCCTAAGAACGATCGGAGAATTCGATTCTCCGCGAGAAATTTCGGGAGTGCATATCCGATCGAACGAAATCGGAAATTCGATTCGAATCGATAACGTCGCGACCGTGACGGAAGGTCTGAAAGAAGCCGAATATCTCGACAAAGTAAACGGAAGAAAGACCATTGCGATGACCGTTATCAAACGGGAAAAGGCCGACGCAATCTTGGTCGTAGACGAAGCAAAGAAGGTCATCGAAGAATTCAGAAAGAATTCCAATGGAGAATTCGAATATGCGTTTGTGAACGATCTTTCCAAATACATCCGAAGACGTTTGGGGGTTTTACTCTCCAACGCCGCTGGCGGTTTGATCCTTGTTACCGCTTCTCTCTTTCTATTTTTAGGATGGAGAGTGGCGCTTATGACCGCGCTCGGAATTCCGGTTTCCTTCGGCGCCACTTTCGTAATCATGAATTATCTGGGCTTGACCCTGAATCTGATTTCGATGTTCGGTTTGATCATCGTTGTCGGGATTCTGGTGGATGACGCGATCATCATCTGCGAGAACGTGTATCGATATATGGAAGAAGGAATGCCTGCCTATGAAGCGGCGCTCAAAGGAACCGCGGAAGTGATCGATCCGGTAACCGCGACTGTGACGACGACCGTTGCGGCCTTTGCTCCGATGTTGTTTATGACGGGGATTTTCGGAAAGTTCATCTACAGCATACCGCTTGTCGTGATCATAGCCCTGCTCGCTTCTCTTTCGGAGGCCTTCTTTATTCTTCCTTCCCACCTTTACGACATCAATAAGAATCAGTTTCATTCAGGACAAATCAAGGAAGAAAGTGGATGGTTTTATAAATTAAAGGTAAATTATTATCTTCCCCTCTTAAAGTTCGCACTCAAACACAGACTTCAGATTTTCGTTTATCTTTTCGCGATGTTGATCGGAAGTTTCGCGTTATTCGCCGTTGCCGGGAAATTCAAACTTTTTCCCGGTTCTGTCGACGTGTTTCAGATCAAACTTACAGGACAAACCGGGCTTTCTCTTCAAGAGACCGAACGATTTGCGAATGTCCTCGAGAAGGAACTCGCAAAATTATCAAAGGAAGAAGTGGAGAATTACGTAACCAGAGTTGGGATCATCCAAAAAGATCCCAACGATCCATTTACAAAAAGAGGAAAACACTACGGGCAAATTCTCGTGTATCTCACTCCCGAAGAAAATAGAAAAAGAAACACGGATGAGATTATCTCTGAAGTCAGAGAAAAGACGATCTGGCTTCTCAATCAAAAATCGATTCAGATTCTGGAAGAGACACGGAAGAAAGAAGCCGAAAAGAAAAAATTTGAATATAAACCGTTCGATCTAAATTCTTTCCCTGCGGAATTGGCGAGATTCAAGGGACAATTACTCGCACTAGACTTCGAAAAAATTTCCGGGGGTCCTCCCGTCGGAAAACCGGTTGCAATTGAAATTCGAGGAGACGACTACGAAACCTTGATTCGGATCGGAGAAGAATATAAGGGAGTGATGGCGAAGGTTCCAGGTGTGACCGATATCGGAGACGATTTCAATGAAGGAAAGGACGAAGTAAGAATCAAGGTCAGCGAATCCCTTGCCTCTACAGCCGGTGTTTCCGTATTCAAAGTCGCGCAGGCGATCAACACCGCGTTTCAAGGAACGGTTGCAACGAAGATAAAACGCGCCGATGAAGAAGTGGAAGTGAAGGTTCGTTTTCCGGAAGAAGTTAGAAAGTCGATAGGATCTCTGAACAATATCTTTGTGAGCAATCAAATCGGAAAGTTGATTCCCGTTTCAAAGCTCATCACATACGTAAGAGAACCGGGTTTTGCCAACATCAATCACTTGGATGGGAAACGTCTTCTGACCGTGACGGCAAACCTGGACGAATCCAAGACCGATACGAGAAGAGCCAATGCGGAAATCGCCAGACTTGCAAAAGGAATCATCGAAAAATATCCCGGTTATCGGATGCGTTTTGGAGGAGAAAACAAGGATACGGAAGAATCTCTCGCGAGTTTGGGAAGAGCGTTTCTTGTGGCGTTTATCATCATTTTTATGATTTTAGCCTCCCTCTTCCGGTCCCTGATTCAACCGGTGATTGTTGTAAGCTCGATTCCATTCTCTTTGATCGGAGTCATACTTGCATTCGTCTTACACGGAGAATATTTCGGTTTTCTTGCCTTTTTAGGAATCGTAGGATTAGCAGGAGTTGTGGTGAACGATTCGATCGTCCTTGTGGATTTCGCAAATCAATTGAGAATGGAAAAACCAGGAGAGGATATCGATTCGATTTTGGTTGAAACCGGACTCTTACGTTTGAGACCCGTGGTTTTAACGACGGTGACAACGGTTCTCGGTTTATTACCGACAGCGTATGGAATCGGAGGAAGAGATCCTTTCTTGGTCCCGATGGCCTTGGCGTTCGGCTGGGGATTGGCTTTCTCTTCCTTTCTTACCCTGGTTGCAGTTCCCGTTTTGTATAAGACGGTATTTAACGCGCAACAAAGGGTCAATCGATTCTTTGGAAAAGCTTGA
- the def gene encoding peptide deformylase yields the protein MSVRKILRMGDPLLRQVSEPVTEDEIQTKEFKKLLKDMFDTMRHAEGVGLAAPQIGILKQIVVVGSEDNERYPGTPDVPDRVILNPSITPLTTESSGFWEGCLSVPGMRGYVERPNRIRMQWMDEKGKKFDETIDGYKAVVYQHECDHLLGVLYVDRLKDTKLFGFNDTLDSGGKILD from the coding sequence ATGTCAGTAAGAAAAATTTTAAGAATGGGAGATCCTCTTCTCCGTCAAGTATCGGAACCCGTCACTGAAGACGAGATTCAAACAAAAGAATTTAAGAAACTCCTCAAAGATATGTTCGATACGATGCGTCATGCGGAAGGGGTCGGGCTCGCGGCACCCCAAATCGGAATCTTAAAACAGATCGTCGTGGTCGGTTCGGAGGATAACGAGCGTTATCCGGGAACGCCTGACGTTCCGGACCGAGTGATTTTAAATCCAAGTATTACTCCTCTTACGACCGAAAGTTCCGGTTTTTGGGAAGGTTGTCTTTCCGTTCCCGGAATGAGAGGTTATGTGGAAAGACCGAATCGAATTCGGATGCAGTGGATGGACGAAAAAGGAAAAAAATTCGACGAGACGATCGACGGCTACAAAGCGGTCGTTTATCAACACGAATGTGATCATCTTCTCGGCGTTCTCTACGTGGATCGATTGAAAGACACCAAACTTTTCGGATTCAATGACACATTGGATTCCGGCGGAAAAATTCTAGATTAG
- a CDS encoding SpoIIE family protein phosphatase yields the protein MISSKKQDSLLRQTSDGKLYLEDNPGLTIVFESLLTEIIQLTSAKFGIFNFRLEDGTPRSILGNPPPNAIEEAKLISNFCLKTGQDINLKKGKSPSKLIPPLEYNAVCCVLHVGELGVSSSENQKKIFGTIFLGRPDEEGGEFRESDFEHLKATTRIISDLLEESFVSGESSLVVLSLMTTSRVALESVQIRKQTDRFDFLLTEIIRVSGLINKSLDLSQLLEAIMLSSKSVFRTEACSVLLLDDSREYLYFHTVLGEKKDEVTKVRVPVGKGVAGMVVQDKQPMIINDAMNDPRVYREVDKVSHFVTRNIMAAPLLVEGQVIGVIEAINTIDRSFFTEEDMELFLSFSGTSALAIQKTGLLQNLEAANKDLRKKVSELESLFELSQVVSSAKNQADLMKQSIPVIHGEMDAGKTGIFLINRKMGILTSISYTSEKTVEIFRTTSYQGSFIHRSIEEEKTTVKEDIQNFAFDHELDLEYLKGSYIVLPLTHQGRSAFGAITVSDRVDKLSYNHSHLRLLQTFASLIARGHETLKLQNEMISRKALQRSLEREIEITREIQKNILPEPKSFNSNFDLGVKSVPAKEVSGDFYDYYQYQDGQYSFLVSDVSGKSLPAAIFMAMSSSIIRTLARNHDLNPEEILKQGNALIYEDSHNGMFVTTFFIHYNPAIFTLDYASAGHNDQILIHKDGTWELIKGSGPPLGVITSASYKGGSLTVEPGDMVILYTDGAIEEKNAKDEEFGLERMIEEIIARKHLPSAQIIEELFRLVREFSGTPELYDDFTVMILKFNDDYQFSREFEASTSAIPLFREFVYETIKVRDLDEALRDDILLACDEAGTNIVMHGYENTTLKNPKFECKIRFTGDWITIVLIDSGKVFQRREVQEPSIEDNLSGKRKGGFGVYLIEKLMDSVDYSSEGGKNVLVLKKNFQNKASNGNHI from the coding sequence TTGATCTCGAGTAAAAAACAAGATTCTCTCCTCAGACAAACTTCTGATGGAAAACTCTACCTGGAAGACAATCCAGGTTTGACGATTGTTTTTGAATCTCTTCTCACGGAAATCATTCAACTCACATCCGCGAAATTCGGTATATTCAATTTTCGTTTAGAAGACGGGACACCCCGTTCGATCCTCGGAAATCCGCCTCCCAATGCGATCGAAGAAGCGAAACTCATTTCGAATTTTTGTCTCAAAACCGGACAGGACATCAATCTCAAAAAAGGAAAAAGCCCGAGCAAACTGATTCCTCCTTTAGAATACAACGCGGTCTGTTGTGTGCTTCACGTCGGAGAGTTGGGAGTTTCTTCTTCCGAAAATCAGAAAAAAATATTCGGAACTATCTTTCTCGGAAGACCGGATGAAGAAGGTGGTGAATTCAGAGAATCGGACTTTGAACACCTAAAAGCGACAACTCGAATCATCTCCGATCTTTTGGAAGAATCCTTCGTTTCCGGAGAATCTTCTCTCGTAGTTCTTTCTTTGATGACGACTTCCCGAGTCGCGCTGGAGTCGGTTCAAATCCGAAAACAAACGGATCGGTTCGATTTCCTTTTAACGGAGATCATTCGAGTTTCCGGGTTGATCAACAAATCTCTGGATCTTTCGCAACTTTTGGAAGCGATTATGCTTTCGTCCAAATCGGTTTTTCGAACGGAAGCGTGTAGCGTCCTCCTTTTGGACGATTCCAGAGAATACCTCTACTTCCATACGGTCTTAGGTGAAAAAAAGGACGAGGTCACAAAAGTTCGAGTTCCGGTTGGAAAGGGTGTGGCGGGGATGGTCGTCCAAGACAAACAACCGATGATCATCAACGACGCGATGAACGATCCTCGCGTTTATCGGGAAGTGGACAAGGTCTCTCATTTTGTTACGAGAAATATTATGGCGGCTCCACTTTTGGTGGAAGGGCAGGTCATCGGAGTCATTGAAGCGATCAATACGATCGATCGTAGTTTTTTTACAGAAGAAGACATGGAGTTATTTTTAAGTTTTTCCGGAACTTCCGCTCTCGCAATTCAGAAGACCGGTCTTCTTCAAAATCTGGAGGCCGCCAACAAGGATCTTCGGAAAAAAGTCTCTGAATTGGAAAGTTTATTCGAACTTTCTCAAGTGGTTTCTTCCGCAAAAAACCAAGCGGATCTGATGAAACAATCCATTCCGGTGATTCACGGAGAAATGGACGCCGGTAAAACGGGAATTTTTCTCATCAATCGTAAGATGGGAATTCTTACTTCGATTTCTTATACTTCCGAAAAAACCGTCGAGATCTTTCGGACAACGAGCTATCAGGGAAGCTTTATCCATCGTTCCATCGAAGAGGAAAAAACCACCGTCAAAGAGGATATTCAAAATTTTGCATTCGATCACGAGCTCGATTTGGAATATCTCAAAGGTTCTTATATCGTTTTACCTCTGACCCACCAAGGAAGAAGCGCCTTCGGTGCAATCACGGTGTCGGATCGGGTGGACAAACTTTCCTACAATCATTCTCACCTGAGACTTTTGCAGACGTTCGCGTCACTCATCGCGAGGGGTCACGAAACTCTCAAACTTCAGAATGAAATGATCTCGAGAAAGGCATTGCAACGATCTTTGGAACGAGAGATTGAAATCACGAGAGAGATTCAAAAAAACATTCTTCCGGAGCCGAAGAGTTTTAATTCCAACTTCGATCTCGGTGTAAAATCGGTTCCTGCAAAAGAAGTTTCGGGAGATTTTTACGATTACTATCAATACCAGGATGGACAGTATTCCTTCCTCGTCTCGGACGTTTCCGGAAAAAGTCTTCCCGCCGCAATTTTTATGGCGATGAGTTCGTCCATCATTCGAACCTTGGCCCGAAATCACGATCTCAATCCGGAAGAGATTTTAAAACAAGGAAACGCGCTCATCTACGAAGATTCTCACAACGGAATGTTTGTGACGACCTTCTTCATTCACTACAACCCTGCGATCTTTACATTAGATTATGCCTCCGCCGGACACAACGATCAAATCCTGATTCACAAAGACGGGACCTGGGAATTGATCAAAGGTTCGGGACCTCCACTCGGCGTAATCACTTCCGCGAGTTATAAGGGAGGAAGTCTGACCGTGGAACCGGGGGATATGGTGATTCTTTATACGGACGGAGCGATCGAAGAGAAGAATGCGAAGGACGAAGAATTCGGTTTAGAAAGAATGATCGAGGAAATCATCGCAAGAAAACATCTTCCTTCCGCGCAGATCATCGAGGAACTCTTTCGTCTCGTTCGAGAATTCTCCGGCACACCTGAACTCTACGACGACTTCACAGTGATGATCTTAAAGTTCAACGACGACTATCAATTCTCCAGAGAATTTGAAGCGAGCACTTCCGCGATTCCTCTGTTTCGGGAATTCGTCTACGAAACGATTAAAGTACGCGATCTTGACGAAGCTCTGAGAGACGATATTCTTCTCGCTTGCGATGAAGCCGGAACGAACATCGTGATGCACGGTTATGAAAATACCACTTTGAAAAATCCAAAGTTTGAATGTAAAATACGCTTTACAGGGGACTGGATTACGATTGTATTAATTGATTCCGGGAAAGTCTTTCAGAGAAGAGAAGTCCAAGAGCCTTCAATCGAGGACAATCTGAGCGGCAAAAGAAAAGGTGGATTCGGCGTCTATCTGATCGAAAAGCTCATGGATTCCGTCGATTATTCAAGCGAAGGCGGAAAAAACGTTTTAGTTCTCAAGAAGAATTTTCAAAATAAGGCTTCGAATGGAAATCACATCTGA
- a CDS encoding acyl-CoA carboxylase subunit beta, which yields MSEAKYSLENPFQSSTEPDVPKARGLYEEANELGKELLNKPLAGGGVDRILVQHSKERMTVWERIKVLTEQEPNILYQNWGKSLDGASLVTGILNINGRDVAIYGHDFTLRAGSMDATNGSKLARLIYMAGEHGIPLIGMNDSAGAYVPAGVGGLDGYSEAFTALRKISGVVPSLMLMFGFNAGGGAYLPRQGSFMIQCENTFFGLTGPGVVKSVLGEDISADDLGGPKVHGQSGVVDIVTGDELGSLRTALRLLSYLPDNNHSFAPFHPTSDPTDRFIYEEEILFKKTFNSPTGMNTPFDITLYLQNICDHGQYFEIQPQRSRNLVTAFGRIGGHVVAFVANNSAVSSGQIDINAARKGTRFIRFCNLYNIPIVFLEDTTGFLPGKEQEQNGIVLEGRKLLDSIIDIRTPRLTLIIRNAFGGAYACFNSYHVGADMVFALPTARIAVMGPAGKDYVYKDDVSAIHREYQENVKKGMSEKEAIVIRDKKLQTLSTQYERELMNPKEALSLGSVSRIVLPGTTRNILFQNLDYLIRHYKPAPLSGPQREFE from the coding sequence ATGTCCGAAGCAAAATACTCACTGGAAAATCCATTCCAATCCTCGACTGAACCTGACGTTCCGAAAGCTCGTGGTCTTTACGAAGAAGCCAATGAATTAGGAAAAGAACTCCTCAACAAACCCCTCGCGGGTGGAGGAGTCGACAGGATTCTCGTACAACATTCTAAAGAAAGAATGACCGTCTGGGAACGTATTAAAGTTCTCACGGAACAAGAACCCAATATTCTCTATCAAAACTGGGGAAAGAGTCTCGATGGGGCATCCCTCGTTACCGGAATTTTAAACATCAACGGAAGAGACGTCGCAATCTACGGACACGATTTTACTCTTCGTGCGGGTTCGATGGATGCGACCAACGGAAGCAAACTCGCCCGATTGATCTACATGGCTGGCGAACACGGAATTCCATTGATCGGAATGAACGATTCCGCCGGAGCCTACGTTCCTGCGGGAGTGGGAGGACTCGACGGATACAGCGAGGCGTTTACAGCTCTTCGTAAAATCAGCGGCGTGGTTCCGAGTCTGATGCTCATGTTCGGATTCAACGCGGGTGGTGGTGCATATCTTCCTCGTCAGGGATCGTTCATGATCCAATGTGAGAATACGTTTTTCGGATTAACGGGACCGGGTGTCGTGAAGTCCGTTCTCGGAGAGGACATTTCCGCGGACGATTTAGGTGGACCGAAAGTGCACGGACAAAGCGGAGTTGTCGACATCGTGACGGGAGACGAACTCGGATCTCTTAGAACAGCGCTTCGTTTGTTATCGTATCTTCCGGACAACAACCATTCTTTCGCGCCGTTCCATCCGACTTCGGATCCGACAGATCGTTTTATCTACGAAGAAGAAATTCTATTTAAGAAAACGTTCAACTCTCCGACGGGAATGAACACTCCATTCGACATCACTCTTTATTTGCAAAACATCTGCGATCACGGTCAGTATTTCGAAATCCAACCGCAAAGATCCAGAAACCTCGTTACCGCTTTCGGAAGAATCGGAGGCCACGTGGTCGCATTCGTCGCGAACAACTCCGCGGTTTCCTCCGGACAGATCGATATCAACGCCGCAAGAAAAGGAACTCGTTTTATCCGGTTTTGCAACCTCTACAATATCCCGATCGTGTTCTTGGAAGATACCACCGGATTCTTACCAGGAAAAGAACAGGAACAAAACGGAATCGTACTCGAAGGAAGAAAACTTTTGGATTCCATCATCGACATCCGCACACCTCGTTTAACTTTGATTATTCGGAATGCGTTCGGTGGAGCCTATGCTTGTTTTAACTCCTACCACGTAGGAGCGGACATGGTTTTCGCGTTACCGACCGCAAGGATCGCCGTGATGGGCCCCGCTGGAAAAGACTACGTCTACAAGGACGACGTTTCCGCGATTCATAGAGAATATCAGGAAAACGTAAAGAAGGGAATGTCCGAAAAAGAAGCGATCGTAATTCGAGACAAAAAACTGCAGACTCTTTCCACACAATACGAAAGAGAACTGATGAATCCCAAAGAGGCGCTTTCTCTCGGTTCGGTTTCCAGGATCGTTCTTCCCGGAACCACAAGAAACATTCTGTTCCAAAACTTGGATTATTTAATCCGACATTACAAACCGGCTCCGTTGTCCGGACCTCAAAGGGAGTTTGAGTAA
- a CDS encoding STAS domain-containing protein has translation MEITSEIRNHSKIIHLIGNLDVHNTHKIESVFMDQIKTGNSPVLILDLSSVEFISSAGLRIIVAALRECKERDVELRLAGIKPAVKKVFDIIDMNSMFSIFETLESAIK, from the coding sequence ATGGAAATCACATCTGAAATAAGAAATCATTCTAAAATTATCCACTTGATCGGGAACTTAGACGTTCACAACACTCATAAAATTGAATCGGTGTTCATGGATCAGATCAAGACGGGGAATTCTCCCGTTCTCATTTTAGATCTTTCCTCAGTCGAATTCATTTCTTCCGCCGGTCTTCGTATCATTGTCGCCGCTCTCAGAGAATGCAAAGAAAGAGACGTCGAACTTCGCCTCGCCGGAATCAAACCAGCGGTCAAAAAGGTTTTTGATATCATCGATATGAATTCGATGTTCAGCATTTTTGAAACCCTCGAGTCCGCTATAAAATAG